A genomic window from Sphingobacterium spiritivorum includes:
- a CDS encoding DUF6728 family protein: protein MDSFNKKDSEKPVNSNIRLMRNINIIAITIFVLAILFKVIQHFFFK from the coding sequence ATGGATTCTTTTAACAAAAAAGACAGCGAAAAACCTGTCAATTCGAATATCAGACTGATGCGAAATATCAATATTATAGCCATCACGATCTTCGTACTGGCTATTCTTTTCAAGGTTATCCAACATTTCTTTTTTAAGTAA
- a CDS encoding EamA family transporter, which translates to MNNEIKHTESRGKYFLAAFLAPFIWGFMSIPVRWIRGWPAEDILYFRILTAMLILWIFILIFRRKKLKEDIYHYKELVQKDKRKYVWLTILASLFIFGNWYTYIYCINHISIQAAAFAYMLCPLITTAAAHFILREELSLIKKTALFFALCSVIMLATGSLIEVLWSIAIGGLYAFYLIIQRVVQGFDKLNILAIQLLLCMVIVIPKLLFNHHALPTAPVFWYTTFIIALLFTIIPLYLSMFALNKISSSTVGIMLYINPIIAFFLAVFYFKEQVDPHKFWAYGLLIVALLLFNSKVLTKILKG; encoded by the coding sequence GTGAATAACGAAATAAAACATACAGAAAGCCGCGGAAAGTATTTCTTAGCGGCTTTTTTAGCCCCTTTCATCTGGGGATTTATGTCTATCCCTGTTCGCTGGATACGCGGTTGGCCGGCTGAAGATATCCTTTATTTTCGCATACTGACGGCCATGCTTATCCTTTGGATATTCATCCTCATATTCCGGAGAAAAAAATTAAAGGAAGATATTTACCATTATAAAGAACTGGTCCAAAAAGACAAACGAAAATATGTCTGGCTCACTATACTGGCCTCTTTATTTATCTTTGGTAACTGGTATACCTATATCTACTGCATCAATCATATCAGTATTCAGGCCGCAGCATTTGCATATATGTTATGCCCCCTCATTACCACAGCAGCGGCCCACTTTATTCTCAGAGAAGAATTGAGCCTGATTAAAAAAACAGCTTTATTCTTTGCGTTATGCAGTGTCATTATGCTGGCTACCGGCTCATTGATTGAAGTATTATGGTCTATAGCGATAGGTGGATTATATGCTTTCTACCTTATTATACAAAGAGTCGTACAAGGATTTGACAAATTAAACATTCTGGCGATACAGTTGCTGTTGTGCATGGTTATCGTCATACCTAAATTATTATTCAATCATCATGCCCTGCCCACTGCCCCGGTATTCTGGTATACGACATTCATTATAGCACTGTTATTTACGATCATTCCCTTGTATCTGAGCATGTTTGCACTCAACAAAATATCCTCCTCAACTGTTGGCATAATGCTGTATATCAACCCGATAATAGCTTTCTTTTTAGCCGTATTCTATTTCAAAGAACAGGTCGATCCGCACAAATTCTGGGCCTATGGTTTGCTTATCGTGGCATTGCTACTCTTCAATTCAAAGGTCCTGACAAAAATTCTGAAAGGTTAA
- the nagA gene encoding N-acetylglucosamine-6-phosphate deacetylase produces MHTKTVIVNGRIFTGTEILSDRIIVLENDKVSSIIPYEQPPAGAKVIDAKGGLVSAGLIDLQIYGAGDQLFSAELTSDSLAKIDDTLLKQGCTSYLLCLATNTIDVFKTAIAIVNKYEPRVALGLHLEGPFLNAKKRGAHPEELIIKATAEEITHLLNDDHKALVKMMTVAPELLDADCLSLLLERGILLSAGHSNATFEEATAGFDSGILTATHLFNAMSAFHHRETGLPGAVFNHQRACASIILDGIHVNYEAAKVAKRQMGERLFMITDAVARCDKGIYKHILNVDHYVLPDGTLSGSALTMLQAVKNAVLQVGIPLEEALRMATLYPANLIGRTDLGRIEAGATANIIVFDDAFGLQQVVFEGEQINIKG; encoded by the coding sequence ATGCATACAAAAACTGTAATTGTAAACGGGCGTATCTTTACAGGTACCGAAATATTATCTGACCGGATCATCGTATTGGAAAATGATAAGGTTTCTTCTATCATACCTTACGAACAGCCTCCTGCCGGAGCAAAGGTTATAGACGCAAAAGGAGGATTGGTGAGTGCGGGACTGATTGATCTTCAGATCTACGGCGCAGGTGACCAGCTGTTTTCCGCTGAGCTGACCAGTGATTCATTGGCTAAGATTGATGATACACTTCTGAAACAAGGCTGTACCTCTTACCTCTTGTGTCTGGCCACTAATACTATCGATGTATTCAAAACGGCTATTGCCATTGTAAATAAGTATGAGCCGCGGGTAGCATTGGGTCTTCATCTGGAAGGTCCTTTCCTGAATGCGAAAAAAAGAGGCGCACATCCTGAAGAGCTGATCATAAAAGCTACAGCAGAAGAGATCACACACTTGTTGAATGATGACCATAAGGCGCTGGTTAAAATGATGACTGTGGCCCCCGAATTACTGGATGCTGATTGTCTGTCTCTTTTGCTGGAGAGAGGTATTCTACTGAGTGCAGGGCACAGCAATGCGACTTTTGAAGAAGCTACAGCGGGATTTGATAGCGGTATACTGACGGCGACACATCTCTTCAATGCGATGTCGGCTTTCCATCATCGTGAAACAGGTCTGCCTGGTGCTGTTTTCAATCATCAGCGAGCATGTGCAAGTATCATTCTGGATGGTATTCATGTGAATTATGAAGCTGCAAAAGTGGCTAAAAGACAAATGGGAGAACGTCTGTTTATGATTACAGATGCTGTCGCCAGATGTGATAAAGGAATTTATAAACATATCCTGAATGTAGATCACTATGTGTTGCCGGACGGGACATTATCCGGTTCTGCGCTGACGATGTTGCAGGCTGTAAAGAATGCCGTATTACAGGTTGGTATTCCTCTGGAAGAGGCTTTGCGTATGGCAACATTGTATCCGGCGAATCTAATCGGACGTACAGATCTGGGAAGGATCGAAGCGGGTGCGACAGCCAATATAATTGTGTTTGATGATGCGTTCGGATTACAGCAGGTTGTTTTTGAGGGAGAACAGATCAACATTAAAGGCTAG
- a CDS encoding RidA family protein, with amino-acid sequence MSEKIILNTEKAPAAIGPYNQAIKADKTLYVSGQIPLIPETMELITSGVRDETHQVLKNVEAILSHAGYSFKDVVKTSIFLKDMGDFATVNEIYAQYFVDAQPARECVAVATLPKNVNVEISVIAWKA; translated from the coding sequence ATGTCAGAAAAAATTATTTTAAACACTGAAAAAGCGCCCGCAGCTATCGGGCCTTACAACCAAGCCATCAAAGCAGATAAAACATTATATGTATCCGGACAGATTCCTTTGATTCCGGAGACAATGGAACTTATCACATCAGGAGTCCGCGATGAAACACATCAGGTACTCAAAAATGTAGAAGCTATTCTAAGTCATGCAGGATATTCTTTTAAGGATGTAGTCAAAACATCTATCTTCTTAAAAGATATGGGCGATTTTGCTACTGTCAATGAAATATATGCCCAGTATTTTGTAGATGCTCAGCCTGCACGTGAATGTGTTGCAGTAGCGACATTACCCAAAAATGTAAACGTAGAAATATCAGTCATTGCCTGGAAAGCATAG
- a CDS encoding SusC/RagA family TonB-linked outer membrane protein, with product MGLTTIKLHELLKATLIVLLLSLGSSQVFAQARQIKGLVLDGQNQSPIAGATIKLVGTEQAASSDQNGTFTINTTSTSNTLSVSSVGYETKTATAAANGAQVTIVLTPSMQELESVVVTALGINRAQKSLTYSTQQVNSEELNRVKSPNLINTLNGKVAGVNIAPSSSGPGGSAKVVLRGNKSASGNNQVLYVIDGVPINNSTLGTQPSNVFGGERDPGDPIALINPEDIENISILKGASAAALYGSQAANGVILVTTKSGKQGRTVVNFSSSATLETPAYTPEFQNKYGQGSNGVASTTGSSSWGEEISGQNYDNVGKFFRTGNNFTNSITLSGGNEKNQTYFSYANTQAQGITPNNDLSRHNFNFKESANFFNDKLKVEGGANYITQKLENAPQTGFYFNPIVGLYLLPRSIDISPYKDFEKFNPARNLYDQNWFSITDNETTQQNPWWIVNRNQNSSVRNRLLLSGSAKYTATPWLSVQARGSLDRTSEVYERKVYAGTQSILSRPNGRYDYTNTTITQQYADLVANVNFDVTDKFKISGVVGTSITDWKTEGVDYNSGQESLKIPNVFTLQNSTTPRPSTLSAMRRQLQSVFASANLSYDNWLYLDLTARNDWSSTLAFTGNKSFFYPSAGLGVVLNDKLNLPSFINMAKIRGSFAQVGNDLPPYTTLLTNRLDPYAVLTLNDIAFLRELKPEMTNSLEIGTEWRMWNNRLGVDVTYYKTNTKNQFFKIAASQASFYNQYAINAGNIQNQGIEALISLDAVKSEDFNWTTSINYSYNKNKIIELDDRIKDFSLTGESRNNYASKFEVGGSFGDIYGQDFQKDDQGRIIVSDGIPQKNSNYTKLGNANPLWQMGWNNNFSYKNLSLSFLIDGKFDYEVMSVTQAVLDGYGVSKASGDAREAGGVAINGVTPAGVPVTSIDANKWYTSTGGIGPVTSNYIYDGTVVRLRELTLGYDFNIKQGFIKKLKVSAVGRNLFYISKKAPFDPEVTMSTGNTLSGVDIFMMPATRNYGLTLNATF from the coding sequence ATGGGTCTTACTACTATCAAATTACATGAATTGCTCAAAGCGACTTTAATAGTACTACTATTAAGCTTGGGCAGCAGCCAGGTATTTGCACAGGCACGGCAAATCAAAGGGCTTGTCCTTGACGGACAAAATCAATCTCCGATCGCAGGAGCTACCATCAAATTGGTCGGGACAGAACAGGCTGCTTCCTCCGACCAGAACGGAACGTTTACAATCAATACGACTTCCACATCAAACACGTTAAGTGTATCTTCTGTAGGCTATGAAACCAAAACAGCAACTGCTGCGGCAAACGGAGCACAGGTAACCATCGTGCTGACACCCAGCATGCAGGAACTGGAAAGCGTAGTTGTAACAGCATTGGGTATCAACCGTGCACAGAAATCATTAACCTATTCTACACAGCAGGTTAATTCGGAAGAATTAAACCGCGTAAAAAGCCCCAATCTGATCAATACTTTAAACGGTAAGGTTGCCGGGGTCAATATCGCTCCAAGTTCTTCAGGTCCCGGAGGTTCTGCGAAAGTAGTTCTGCGTGGTAACAAATCCGCATCCGGAAACAACCAGGTTCTGTATGTTATTGACGGGGTACCGATCAACAACAGTACACTCGGAACGCAGCCAAGCAATGTCTTCGGAGGTGAGCGCGATCCGGGAGATCCCATTGCACTTATCAATCCGGAAGATATTGAAAATATATCCATCCTGAAAGGTGCATCAGCTGCAGCCTTGTACGGTAGTCAGGCCGCAAATGGTGTAATCCTCGTAACAACGAAATCAGGAAAACAAGGACGTACAGTAGTGAATTTTTCATCCAGTGCAACTTTGGAAACACCGGCTTACACGCCTGAATTCCAGAATAAATATGGACAGGGTTCCAACGGAGTAGCAAGTACGACAGGTTCTTCCAGTTGGGGAGAGGAAATCTCCGGACAGAACTACGACAATGTAGGGAAGTTCTTCCGCACAGGTAATAATTTCACCAATTCCATTACCTTATCCGGAGGAAACGAAAAAAATCAAACTTACTTCTCATACGCTAATACGCAGGCTCAGGGAATCACTCCTAATAATGATCTTTCCCGACACAACTTCAACTTTAAAGAATCTGCAAACTTCTTCAATGATAAACTAAAAGTAGAAGGAGGGGCAAATTATATCACACAGAAGTTAGAAAATGCACCTCAGACCGGTTTTTATTTCAATCCGATTGTAGGGCTCTATCTTCTTCCGAGAAGTATTGATATCTCACCCTATAAAGACTTTGAAAAATTCAATCCTGCAAGAAATCTATACGATCAGAACTGGTTTTCTATAACAGATAATGAGACCACACAGCAAAACCCGTGGTGGATTGTCAATCGTAATCAGAATTCTTCCGTACGGAATCGCCTTCTCCTGAGCGGTAGTGCAAAATATACAGCTACACCATGGTTATCTGTTCAGGCTCGTGGTAGCCTCGACAGAACAAGCGAAGTCTATGAAAGAAAAGTGTACGCAGGAACACAAAGCATCCTTTCCAGACCAAACGGAAGATACGATTATACAAATACCACTATCACACAACAATATGCAGACTTAGTCGCCAATGTCAATTTCGATGTGACAGACAAATTCAAGATCTCCGGTGTGGTAGGAACCAGTATCACCGATTGGAAAACAGAAGGTGTTGATTACAACAGCGGACAGGAAAGTCTGAAGATCCCGAATGTATTTACACTTCAGAATTCGACAACTCCCCGTCCTTCGACACTCTCCGCCATGAGAAGACAATTACAGTCTGTATTTGCAAGTGCCAATCTATCGTATGACAACTGGTTATACTTAGACCTTACAGCACGTAATGACTGGTCAAGCACGTTAGCTTTTACCGGCAACAAATCCTTCTTCTATCCTTCTGCCGGTCTGGGTGTTGTACTGAATGACAAACTGAATTTGCCATCGTTTATTAATATGGCGAAGATACGAGGATCATTTGCGCAGGTAGGTAATGATCTGCCGCCATACACAACGCTGCTCACCAACAGATTGGATCCGTATGCGGTCCTTACCCTAAACGATATTGCATTCTTAAGAGAACTGAAACCGGAAATGACCAACTCTCTGGAGATCGGTACAGAATGGAGAATGTGGAATAACCGTCTGGGCGTAGATGTGACCTATTACAAAACGAACACAAAAAATCAGTTCTTTAAGATCGCAGCCAGTCAGGCGTCATTCTACAATCAATATGCAATCAATGCCGGAAATATTCAGAATCAGGGTATAGAAGCATTAATCAGTCTGGATGCCGTTAAATCAGAAGATTTTAACTGGACGACAAGCATCAACTATTCTTACAATAAGAATAAGATCATTGAACTGGATGACAGAATCAAAGATTTCTCTCTTACAGGAGAAAGCCGTAATAACTACGCTTCTAAATTCGAAGTTGGGGGCTCATTCGGAGACATCTACGGACAGGATTTCCAGAAAGATGATCAAGGGAGAATCATTGTCAGCGATGGTATACCTCAAAAAAATTCAAACTATACCAAATTAGGAAATGCCAATCCACTTTGGCAAATGGGCTGGAATAATAATTTCAGCTACAAAAATCTATCGCTTAGCTTCCTGATCGATGGTAAGTTTGATTACGAAGTAATGTCCGTGACACAGGCTGTCCTGGACGGATACGGTGTATCCAAAGCTAGCGGAGATGCACGTGAAGCAGGAGGCGTAGCGATCAACGGTGTTACACCGGCCGGAGTTCCTGTCACCAGCATCGATGCAAATAAATGGTATACTTCTACAGGTGGGATAGGTCCCGTTACCAGCAACTATATCTATGACGGGACAGTGGTTCGACTGAGAGAATTGACATTAGGTTATGACTTCAATATCAAACAAGGCTTTATTAAGAAATTAAAAGTTTCGGCAGTAGGACGTAATCTGTTCTATATTTCCAAAAAAGCACCTTTTGATCCGGAAGTTACTATGTCTACAGGAAATACACTAAGCGGTGTAGATATCTTTATGATGCCTGCAACACGCAACTACGGACTTACTTTAAATGCGACTTTCTAA
- a CDS encoding glycoside hydrolase family 10 protein, with product MNKPLVYVIVLSFIFVGLSGCSSKKRMKNQVLVAPSVVVQVDSVPAVTPQIEKPQTKVKEKEEELKVDLPQVPREFRAAWVASVANINWPSKNNLSTEEQKQEAISLLDFLKSNRFNAVIFQVRPAADALYKSEYEPWSVFLTGQQGKAPYPYYDPLEFWVEEAHKRGLELHVWLNPYRAHHSASGVVTEASMVKRMPESVLKLKQGYYWFDPSKKSTQDHASRVVLDIVKRYNIDGVHFDDYFYPYAEYNGGQDFPDTESWNAYVKSGGKLTRADWRRNSVNTFIERIYKEIKAEKNHVKFGISPFGIWKPGYPAGIQGSSQYDQLYADAKLWLNKGWIDYFAPQLYWPIEPAKQSFTTLLRWWQSENTLGRHVWPGINTVGRRSADYSNEIVRQIEVTRKEIPNSIGAIHWSIAGLTKNAAMTRAVADGPYRTEALSPRTPWLTSFYLSAPFVSGDTHKQSVFVKWSHPRKEQVSKWLVYTNYGGEWKYEIVVPSILSKEFAREENGKKLKMVIVKAIDPLENEGEMGVYRVK from the coding sequence ATGAATAAACCGTTAGTTTACGTTATAGTATTGAGTTTTATTTTTGTTGGTTTGAGCGGATGTTCTTCCAAGAAAAGAATGAAAAACCAGGTATTGGTAGCTCCTTCCGTTGTTGTACAGGTGGATTCTGTACCGGCGGTCACTCCGCAAATAGAAAAACCGCAAACCAAAGTAAAGGAAAAAGAGGAAGAGCTTAAGGTGGATTTGCCGCAGGTACCACGTGAATTCAGGGCGGCTTGGGTTGCATCTGTTGCTAATATAAACTGGCCAAGTAAAAATAACCTCTCCACAGAGGAACAGAAGCAGGAAGCCATATCCTTACTTGATTTCTTAAAATCAAATCGCTTTAATGCGGTTATCTTTCAGGTCAGACCTGCTGCTGATGCATTATACAAAAGTGAATATGAACCCTGGTCTGTATTTCTGACAGGACAACAGGGGAAAGCTCCGTACCCCTACTATGATCCGCTGGAATTCTGGGTTGAAGAGGCACATAAAAGGGGGCTGGAACTTCATGTCTGGTTAAACCCTTATCGTGCACATCACAGCGCAAGCGGTGTGGTCACGGAAGCATCTATGGTAAAGCGAATGCCTGAATCTGTACTGAAGCTGAAACAAGGCTATTACTGGTTTGATCCTTCTAAAAAATCCACTCAGGATCATGCTTCACGTGTCGTATTAGATATTGTAAAGCGATATAATATTGATGGTGTTCACTTTGATGACTACTTCTATCCATATGCCGAGTATAACGGAGGGCAGGATTTTCCGGATACGGAAAGCTGGAATGCTTATGTCAAATCCGGAGGTAAACTTACCCGTGCGGACTGGAGAAGAAATAGTGTAAATACATTTATTGAGCGTATCTATAAGGAAATCAAAGCTGAAAAAAATCATGTAAAATTCGGAATCAGTCCTTTTGGTATCTGGAAACCGGGGTATCCTGCCGGAATACAGGGATCAAGTCAGTATGATCAGTTGTATGCTGATGCCAAGCTATGGTTAAATAAAGGTTGGATCGATTATTTTGCCCCACAGCTATACTGGCCAATTGAACCGGCTAAGCAGAGTTTTACGACTCTATTGAGATGGTGGCAGAGTGAAAATACATTAGGTCGTCATGTGTGGCCAGGTATTAATACGGTTGGAAGACGATCTGCAGATTATTCAAATGAGATTGTCCGTCAGATAGAGGTGACACGTAAGGAAATTCCTAACAGTATAGGTGCCATTCACTGGAGTATTGCCGGGTTGACTAAAAATGCGGCTATGACCAGAGCGGTTGCTGACGGACCTTACCGTACGGAGGCACTTTCACCGAGAACACCCTGGCTAACTTCTTTCTATCTCTCCGCTCCATTTGTAAGCGGCGATACGCATAAACAGAGCGTCTTTGTCAAATGGTCGCATCCTCGAAAAGAGCAGGTAAGTAAGTGGCTGGTGTATACTAACTACGGAGGGGAGTGGAAATATGAGATTGTAGTACCTTCTATACTGAGTAAGGAGTTTGCGCGTGAAGAAAACGGCAAAAAACTAAAAATGGTCATTGTAAAAGCTATAGACCCACTGGAAAATGAAGGAGAAATGGGGGTGTATAGGGTAAAATAG
- a CDS encoding SusC/RagA family TonB-linked outer membrane protein, with the protein MKIKFLLLMLGVVWNCAILFAQQQTITGKVTDDDGKSLQGVTVMEKGKSNQVITDGSGNYKITVSPRATLIYRYVGMNTVEQAVGSKTNLNVTLSSSSSSIDEVVVTAYGIDRSKKSLGYSTPVVSGDEVSETQREAFFNGLQGRVPGLSINSTSGAPGASAQIVLRGFVSVSGDNSALIVVDGVPIDNSTLNENDLASGSANRALDYSNRGMDLNPEDIESYTIMKGPEATALFGSQGASGAILITTKKAKAGRTAVTYNFSGRMETVNKFPEVQNIYSKGTNGLYDGTSPYSLGPKYKEGVQLYDNIRSFFRTGYNQKHNLSFEGGNEAFTYRWSNEYNDNTGITPNTRYTRISSRLAATAKFGEKLNINTSFSYTNSDNDKARKGADGYMVTLLRFNPMADVRQWIDEKGNRVLHSGTIYSEFDNPFWDVYRNTSFDKVNRMMANSNIMYRPSKWLSVNGILGLDYSFTHGESVYHNQSYLGSGSEGDPTGGQISVYDRTSRILTGSLTARSSHKFDDFSLQGVLGASFNDYNYVTNAQYGKKFFDPDFYSINNTLPETRLSKSTINNYRNVGFFGQAVLGYKTILYLTLSGRLDGSSRLMPNNPFFGYPSGSIAFNFSDIKGFHDMFPFVDEGKLRSSVSLTGKEPWRTYYTKSSFEGQYSTGGGFAYGVNGGNLNLKVERTRDFETGIEFSLFKKRVSFDFTYYTRLSSDQIILPRLSYGTGYILKMLNGGEVKNHGIEIQTMVRPVEKRDFNWDVTFNFTKNRGKVLSLAEELPELYESDTWVLSGLRTSVHPGYSIGALSGTRFKRNANGDVLINTATGLPVTGDGVYYPIGDRIPDFTLGTINKFRYKSISLSFLWDLRVGGDVFNGLENRMFNLGVSAKTLNREDPRVIQGVLQDGLEESANPTINNIAVTPFYNSNYYFTNVEPSMFIERDIYTFRLRDISLAYELPKSLTSRIGKNTSMSVFFTGTDLLLFTNYTGLDPESNLNTPGVGGIGGYGIDYGNMAKPRGFNLGLRLKL; encoded by the coding sequence ATGAAAATAAAATTTCTCCTATTAATGCTGGGGGTTGTTTGGAATTGCGCTATACTCTTTGCGCAGCAACAGACAATAACCGGTAAAGTAACTGACGATGATGGAAAATCGTTACAGGGGGTTACTGTTATGGAAAAGGGCAAAAGTAACCAGGTAATTACCGATGGAAGTGGTAATTATAAGATTACGGTGTCTCCCCGCGCTACTCTTATCTATCGCTACGTCGGCATGAATACTGTAGAACAAGCTGTAGGCAGCAAAACCAATCTCAACGTAACTTTATCAAGCTCATCCTCATCGATTGATGAAGTGGTGGTCACGGCCTATGGTATTGACAGAAGTAAAAAATCTTTAGGCTATTCAACTCCTGTCGTGAGTGGTGATGAAGTTTCTGAAACACAGCGTGAGGCCTTTTTTAATGGTCTGCAGGGACGCGTTCCGGGATTGTCCATCAATTCGACCAGTGGTGCGCCCGGAGCTTCTGCACAAATTGTACTTCGCGGATTTGTGTCTGTGTCCGGAGACAACAGTGCACTGATTGTTGTGGATGGAGTTCCTATTGATAATTCGACACTTAATGAAAATGATTTGGCATCGGGTTCTGCAAACAGAGCGTTGGATTACTCCAATCGCGGAATGGACCTGAATCCGGAAGATATTGAATCGTACACGATCATGAAAGGTCCTGAGGCAACGGCTTTGTTTGGTAGTCAGGGAGCCTCCGGAGCGATATTGATCACTACAAAGAAAGCAAAAGCCGGCAGAACAGCTGTAACATACAACTTTTCGGGACGTATGGAGACTGTCAATAAGTTTCCTGAAGTGCAGAACATATATTCCAAAGGTACTAATGGATTATATGACGGGACTTCACCATATTCATTGGGGCCTAAATATAAAGAAGGCGTCCAATTGTATGATAATATCAGAAGTTTTTTCAGAACAGGATATAATCAGAAACATAATCTTTCTTTTGAAGGAGGAAATGAAGCATTTACCTACAGATGGTCTAATGAATACAATGATAATACCGGTATCACACCGAATACACGTTATACCCGTATTTCATCCAGACTCGCAGCCACCGCTAAGTTTGGAGAGAAACTAAATATCAATACCTCTTTTAGCTATACCAATTCGGATAATGATAAAGCCAGAAAAGGTGCAGATGGTTATATGGTTACTTTATTACGATTCAATCCTATGGCTGATGTACGTCAGTGGATAGATGAAAAAGGGAATCGTGTCCTGCACTCCGGTACTATATACAGCGAGTTTGACAACCCGTTTTGGGATGTTTACAGAAATACATCTTTTGATAAGGTGAATCGTATGATGGCCAATTCCAATATTATGTACAGACCCTCTAAATGGTTGTCTGTTAATGGTATTCTGGGCTTAGACTATTCCTTTACACATGGAGAGAGTGTGTATCATAATCAGTCCTACTTAGGTTCCGGATCTGAAGGCGATCCTACCGGAGGACAGATAAGTGTATATGACAGAACTTCACGCATCCTGACGGGATCATTGACGGCAAGGTCGAGTCACAAGTTTGATGATTTCTCATTGCAGGGCGTATTGGGCGCCTCCTTTAATGATTATAATTATGTGACCAATGCACAGTATGGCAAAAAATTCTTTGATCCGGATTTTTACAGTATAAACAATACACTGCCGGAAACAAGATTATCCAAAAGCACCATTAATAATTACCGGAATGTCGGTTTTTTCGGGCAGGCAGTGCTTGGGTACAAAACGATATTGTACCTGACATTGTCAGGACGTCTGGATGGCAGTTCACGGCTAATGCCGAATAATCCGTTCTTTGGTTATCCTTCAGGATCTATTGCTTTTAACTTCTCTGATATTAAGGGATTTCACGATATGTTCCCTTTTGTGGATGAAGGAAAGTTGAGATCTTCAGTTTCGCTTACGGGAAAAGAACCTTGGCGGACCTATTATACTAAATCTTCTTTTGAAGGACAGTATTCTACAGGAGGAGGTTTTGCATATGGTGTCAATGGGGGTAATCTGAATCTGAAAGTAGAGCGTACGCGCGACTTTGAGACGGGTATTGAGTTCTCTTTATTTAAGAAGCGTGTTTCATTTGATTTTACTTATTACACTCGTTTGAGTTCGGATCAGATTATTCTGCCACGCCTCAGCTACGGAACAGGTTATATTTTGAAAATGCTGAATGGCGGAGAGGTCAAAAATCACGGTATAGAAATTCAGACAATGGTCAGACCTGTTGAGAAACGTGATTTCAACTGGGATGTTACATTCAATTTTACTAAAAACAGAGGAAAGGTACTTTCTTTGGCTGAAGAGTTGCCGGAATTGTATGAGTCTGATACATGGGTACTTTCCGGATTACGTACTTCTGTGCATCCGGGTTATAGTATAGGAGCATTGAGTGGTACAAGATTTAAGAGGAATGCGAATGGAGATGTGCTGATCAATACAGCGACAGGACTTCCTGTGACAGGAGATGGTGTTTATTATCCTATCGGCGACCGTATACCTGATTTCACGTTGGGTACGATTAATAAGTTCAGATATAAAAGTATCTCCTTATCCTTCCTTTGGGATCTGCGGGTTGGAGGAGATGTATTTAATGGTTTAGAAAACCGGATGTTTAATCTGGGTGTTTCAGCGAAAACACTTAACCGTGAAGATCCTCGCGTTATTCAGGGTGTTCTGCAGGATGGTTTAGAGGAGTCTGCTAATCCGACTATTAATAATATTGCTGTTACTCCGTTTTATAATTCCAACTATTACTTTACAAATGTCGAACCGTCTATGTTTATCGAGCGGGACATCTATACTTTTCGTTTACGGGATATTTCTCTGGCTTATGAATTGCCGAAAAGCCTTACCAGCAGAATCGGTAAAAATACAAGTATGAGTGTATTCTTTACAGGAACCGATCTGTTGTTATTTACAAACTATACCGGGCTGGATCCGGAAAGTAACCTGAATACACCGGGTGTGGGAGGTATAGGTGGCTACGGTATTGACTATGGTAATATGGCTAAGCCCCGTGGATTTAACTTAGGATTGCGGTTAAAATTATAA